TGAACCCAAAAAAAACGGATCCTGCCGGCAATGGGAAGATGCGGTGTGAACCCGGCCGGTGGGTGAGACAAGGAGCCAGCCGCCGTGAGTACCGTCATGCCTGAAGGCGAAAGCATCCGAAAGGCCGTCAAGTGGGTTTCCGACAACCTTGAAGAAGACCCCTGCCGGTCCGTCAAGAAGCTGGTGAACGAAGCGATCGTCCGGTTCGATCTCTCGCCGGTGGACAGCGAGTTCCTGATCCGACTCTATTGCTCCAAGGAAAAGGCCCAGACAGCCTCGCCGGATTGAAATCGGGTTCCGCCCGGCCGCTCGGGCGGGTTCCGGCGTCCGCCCGCCTTTCTATTCCGTTATGACGATCGCTTCGTTGGGACATCTGCGGGCCACTTCCCGGCACTTGCCGTGAAGGCGGGGCGGGATTTCGTCAAGTACGGCCACGGCCTTCTTGCTTCCCTCCTGGAAACGGA
This is a stretch of genomic DNA from Desulfoglaeba alkanexedens ALDC. It encodes these proteins:
- a CDS encoding ferredoxin, which gives rise to MKVAVDQMKCGTIGICVKECPEVFRFQEGSKKAVAVLDEIPPRLHGKCREVARRCPNEAIVITE